In Thermus neutrinimicus, the DNA window CCTGAAGGGCATCCCAGGCCGTGGGGCCTTCCCCAGGCAGGGGGTTTTCCCCAAGATGGCGCACCAGGTGGCGGCGGTTGGAGGTGGCCACCAGGAGGACGTTTTCCGGGGGACCCTCGAGGCTTCCTTCCAGGAGGGCCTTCAGGTGGTGGAAGGCCTCCTCTTTGGGGTCCAGGGAGAGGTCGTCCAGGAAGAGGAAAAAGCGGTGGGGAAGAAGGGCCAGCCTCTCCAGCAGGCTTTCCAGGTGGTCTAGGGCCTTGGGCTCCACCTCCACCATGCGGGCTTGCGGAAGGTGCAAAAGGCTCTTGGCGGCGGTGCTTTTGCCCGTGCCCCGGGCCCCGTAGAGGAGGGTGTGGAGGGCGGGTTTCCCCGACAGGAACCGGAGGGCATTGGCCTTGAGGGCCTTAAGCTGCTCCTCGTAGCCCAGAAGCTCGTCCTCCCGGGGCAGGCGGGGGTTTTCCAGGGGACGCACCTCGCCAAAGAAGCGGAAGGTCCGGTAGAGGGCAAAGGGATAGGGCCCGTGGGCTTGGAGTACCCGGGCCAGGGCCTCGGGGTTGCGGGCGAGGAGGGCGGCCAGGGCCTCTTCCTCAGCGGGGTAGGGGGGGCGTTCCCCCAGGTCGGCTAAAGGGTACTCCCTTCGCCTCTCCTCCAGTTCCAAGGAAAGGGCCTCGAGGTCCTGCCGCAAAAGCTGCATCAGCCCCGGGGTGGGCCTTAGGGCCCGCCAGGCCCAGGGGGCTTTGAGGAGGCTTTGGGCGAAGGCGTAGCCCCAGGGTTCCCCCCGGGGCAAGTCCAGGTCCAGGAGGTCCAGGGGAGTCTTGGGGAGCTCCATGGGCCCCATGGTAAGGGAAAGCCCCGGGGGTTTCCCGGGGTCTTGTGGTGGGCCGCACAGGACTCGAACCTGTAACCCACCGATTAAGAGTCGGTTGCTCTACCGGTTGAGCTAGCGGCCCAAGCCACACCGTGGGCGTACGGCGCTGGCCTTAACGCCAAAAGCCAGTGTAGCCTTCCCTCAAGGCTCTGTCAAGGCGGCTAGAACAGGTAAAGCACCGCCCTTCCCCTTTCCACCCGGATGCGGATGGGTCCTAGGGCCTGGTTCTCCAGGGTAAGGGTGGTGGCCTTAAGGGGGGTGGGGGGAAGGTTCCAGCGGGCTCCTTCCACGGCCAAGGTAGCCTCGGGGAAGGGCAGGAGGCTGAAGGAAGCCCCCTTTTCCAAGGGAAAGGTGTGAAGCCCAGGGAGGAGGGGGAAGGCTCGGGTGAGCCCGTCGGCGAGCTCTGCCCGTACCCCCTTTTCCGCCAGCAGGAAGGCCAGCTCCAGGTGGGCCAAGGTGTGGTCCAGGCGGCCCCCGATACCCCCCAGGAGGAGAATTTCCTTGGCCCCCAGCTCCAGGGCTTTTCCCACCAGGGCTTCGCCGTCCGTCAGGTCCTTTTCCCGGGGAAGCACCTCCTTGGGGGCAGGAAGGATGTGCTGGAGCCAGGGGGGGCTTGAGTCAAAGTCCCCAAGCCATAGCTCCAAGGGAAGCCCCAGGGCCAGGGCGTGCCGGCCACCGGAGTCCGCCGCCATTAAGCGGTAACCCTTCAGGCGCTCCCTTAGACCTTCCCCAACCAGAAGGGGACCCCCTAGCAAAAGGGCAAAGCGCCTCATCCCTCCAAGGGTACCGCTTGGGAAAGGTCCAGGTGGAGATGGACCTGGGCCCCCTCTGGGGGGCCTTCCAGGGCCTCGAGGTAAAGCCGCACCGTTCCAAGCCGCACCCAAAGCCCCACCCTGCTTCCGAAGAAAAGCCGTTCCTCCACCTCCCCCGGGTGCTCCCCCCCCAGGCGAAGAGCCTTTGGCGGAAGAAGGTGGGGTCTGGCGGGTAGACCCAGGGCCCGGCTTTCCTCCGGGGAGAGGAGGTTTTTGTGCCCGAGGAAACGGGCGGTCCAAAGGTCCTTGGGCCTTGCGTACACCTCTTCCGGAAGCCCCACCTGCACGATCCTTCCCTGGCGCAAAAGGGCCACCCGGTGGGCCAGGAGGAAGGCCTCCCCCTGGTCGTGGGTGACCACCAGGGTGGTCACCCCTTCCCTCCGGAGGGTCCTGCGCAGGAAGAAGAGGAGCTCCTCCCGTAGCCTTAGGTCCAGGGCGCCTAGGGGTTCGTCCAGGAGGAGGAGCCTAGGCCTTGGTGCCAGGGCCCGGGCCAGGGCCACCCGTTGCTGTTCTCCCCCGGAAAGCTCCTGGGGGCGCTTTCGGGCATGGGATACGAGTTCCATGCGTTCCAGGAGTTCCTTCACCCGCGCTTCCCGTTCCTTCCTGGGCCAACGGGCTTCCACCAGGCCAAAGGCGATGTTTTCCGCCACGGTGAGGTGAGGGAAGAGGGCGTAGTCCTGGAAAAGAAACCCGATCCCCCGCCTTTCGGGGGGCAGGGGGGTGAGGTCGCGTCCCCCGAAGCGCACAAAACCCCGGTCGGGGGAAAGGAGCCCGGTGATGAGCTTTAGCAGGGTGCTTTTGCCACTTCCCGAGGGTCCCAAAAGGGCCAGGACCTCGCCCTCCAAAGCGGTGAGGTCCAGGGCCAGTTGGAAGCCGGGGAAGCGCTTTTCCAAGGAAAGCTCCAGCACCCCTCCATTAAACAAGGAACCCGGGGATTACCCCCGGGTTCCCCACCGGCTTTCTTTACTTTAGGCCGAGCTTCTTGCGTTCCTCCAGCACCTGCTGAGGGGTGAGCTTCTTGTCCCTAAGGGCCTTGACCTCAGCGGCGGTGAAGGGCTTGAAGCCCTGGACCTTCTTGTCGTCCCCCCAGGCGGTGGCGATGTGGTTGAGCAGGGCGGCGATCTCCTCGTCCTTAAGGCCGTTGTAGGCGGGCATGGCCCCGTTGTACTTCATGCCCTTGACCTCGATGGACCCCTGAAGGCCCCAGAGGAGCACCTTGATGAGGTACTCGCGGCCGCCCTTGGGGTTCAGGATCTCGGCCACATGCCCCGCCAGGGGCGGGAAGGCCCCAGGAAGCCCCTGGCCGTTGGCCTGGTGGCACCCCGCGCACTGGGCATAGAGCTTGGCGCCGTCCGCCTGGGCAAAGGCCAGGCTACCGATAAGGAGGAGAGCGGTTAGGGTCCGTTTCATCTTTACCCTCCGGGGTATCAGGGTATTTTGTCCCTCGCTCCTTGTCAAGGCCTTTGGCCAAGCCTAATCTTTAACTTTCCTTAAGGGTATAGTCCCGGGGGGTAGGCGGGATTCCCGGGGGAGGAGGCTACATAAGCAGGTTTTTATGAGAAGGAGGCTCCGTGTCAAAGGAGCTTGACATGGCCCCGGGAGGGGTGCTAGGGTACAAATGTCCTTGGGTGTACCCAGGCGGTGTATAAGATGTACGCATACCGGGTACTTTGGTCCCTTCTGGTACTAACCCTGGCCGCAGCCCTGGCTGCCCCGGACTTCGGTCGCTGGTACCCTTTTGGGGCGGCGCTGGACCTGGCCCGGGCCCACGGGCGGGTGGTGTTGGTGTACTTTCACTCCCCCCACTGCCCCTACTGCGACCAGATGAATACCTTCGTCCTCTCCGATCCCCAGGTGAGCCAACTTCTGGAGGACAGGTTTGTGGTGGCCTCCGTGGGTACGGAAACCCCGGAGGGCCAGGAGCTTGCCCGGCGCTACCGGGTTCCGGGCACCCCAACCTTTGTCTTCCTCGCCTTCCGCAAGGGGGCGTGGGAAGAGGTGGGCCGGTTTTTTGGCAGCCGGCCTCGGGCGCAGTTCCTTGCGGAGTTGCGCCAAATGTGTGCCAAAGGAGGTGTGTGTGAATAGGCGAGCGTTTCTAAGGACCACCGGCGTAGCCCTTGGGGCCGTTGCCTTGGCGGGGCTTCCCGTGAGGGCGCAGGGTTTGGAGGGCGAGGATCTGGCCAACTTGGAGAAGGCCCTGCAGGCGGTGTTGGGCAAGGGGTTTAAGGACCTTACACCCTCCAACGCCATCAAGCTCACCATGCCGGCCATTGCGGAAAGCGGGGCCAACGTTCCCGCTGAGGTGGAGGTGAACCTGCCTTCCGATCAAGTGAAGGCCATCCATCTCTTCGCCGACAAGAACCCCACCCCCCACCTGGTGGCCTTCATGCCCATGAAGGCCCTGCCCTACTACGCCACCCGGGTGCGGCTGGCGGAGACCAGCGCCATCCGGGCGGTGGTGGAAACGGCGGACGGCAAGCTCCTGTTGGCTTCGGCCAGCACCCGCGTGACCGTGGGTGGCTGCGGTTAAGGAGGTAGAAGATGGCCATTCGTACCATTGTTCGTTTGACCCCAGCCAAGCCCAAGGCGGGCGAGAACTTTAAGCTTCAGGTGGTGGCCCAGCATCCCAACGAGCCCGGAACCCGGAAGGATGCCGAGGGCAAGGTCATCCCCGCCAAGTACATCAACCAGGTGGAGGTCTACTTCGAGGGGGAGAAGGTGGCCGAGGCCAAACCCGGCCCCTCCACCAGCGCCAACCCCCTTTACGGCTTCATGTTCAAAGCGGAAAAGGCGGGGACCTTTACCGTCAAGCTTAAGGACACCGACGGGGACACCGGCGAGGGCACGGTAAAGCTGGAGCTGGCCTAAAGGTGGCGCCCGGGGGGAACCCCGGGCGCCGGGTATGGCGTGGAGGTGGGGGTATGGCCTTACGTGGCTGGTGGTGGGTGGTTGGCCTTTTCTTGCTGGGTCTGGCCTTGGCCCAGGCGGAGGTGGATCCCAGGGAGGAGGCCAAGCGGCAGAAGCAACTCCTTTTGGAAACCGCGGGGATCCTGCCCACGGAGCTCATCGTGGAGCAGGGCAAGGAGCTCTTTAACCGCAAGGGGCCAAACGGTAAGACCATGGCCGAGTGCGACTTTGGCCTGGGGAAGGGGGTTCTGGAGGGAGCGGCGGCCCGGCTACCCCGCTACTTCCTGGACACGGGCAGGGTGGAGGACCTGGATAGCCGCATCCTCACCTGCATGACCCGGGTCCAGGGCTTCCGGCCCGACCAGATCAAGCGCCAGGAAGTGGTGGCCATCGCCTTCTACATCGCCAGTTTCTCCACGGGGAAACCCATCCAGGTACGCCTCCTCTTTCCCCAGGAACGGGAGCTCTATGCCCTGGGCGAAAAGCTCTTTTATGCCCGCAGTGGGGCCCGGGATGTGGGTTGTGCCACCTGCCACGTGTCCTACGTGGGCCGGCGGGCGGGGGTCCTGCCTTACGCGGATGTCTTGGGCAAGGATAAGTCCTGGACCCACTGGCCTGCCTACCGTTACTCCAACGACCAGATCTGGACCATGCAGGACCGTATCCGGGCCTGCTACGGCAACATCGGCCATCCCCAGCCTGCCCTTTACTCCTTGCCCATCCTAGCCCTCGAGCTTTTCATGGCCTATCAGAACAACGGCGCGGTGGTGGAGGAGTGGCCGGCTTTTGTGCGGTGAGGAGGCGGCGATGAAGGCGAAAAGGCTTATCCCCATCCTGTTGGCCGCGCCCCTGGTGGTGGCCCTGGCCCAGTCGTACTTTGGCCCTTCCGAGCTGGAGGCCATCCAGACGGGTGGCAAGGCTTATGCGGAAGTCTTCCTTAACCAGCGCCCCGACCAGGCCCTTTGCTCCCTCCACCGGAACCGCCTGCCCGCGGATACCCTGCCCAAGTTCCTGGAAGAACAGCGGGCCCTCATCCAGTACCCGGCAAGCGGCAAGCTCATGGGGGACTGGAGGAAGGGCGGGGCCATCTTCAACAACCTGCAGAAGGCCAACTGCTTCTCCTGCCACTTTGGCTCCCCGGTGCACCTGGGCGGGGACGTGGGGCCCAGCCTGGAAAAGTACGGCCTGAACCGGGGCCAGTCCGAGGCGGTGCAGCGCTACACCTACGAGGTCATCTACAATGCTTGGGCCTTTTTCCCCTGCACGGTCATGTACCGCTTCGGTGCGCAGGGGCTTCTGACCCCCGAGGAGATCGCGGACGTGGTGGCCTACTTGTTGGATCCGGAGTCTGACTTCAACACCAAACCCGCAGTGGGGTCCAAATGAACCGAAGGGAGCTCCTTTTCTGGATTTCCGCGTTGGCGGGGCTTGGGCCCAAGGCCTTGGCCCAAGTTCTGGAGAACCCTTCCCGGCTTTACGACCTTCCTCCCTATGGCAACGCCACCCTCCTCTACTTCTCCGACCTCCACGGCCAGGCCTTTCCCCACCACTTCATGGAGCCCCCTAACCTCATTGCCCCTAAGCCCCTGATGGGCCGGCCCGGCTACCTCACCGGGGAGACCGTCCTGCGCTACTACGGGGTGGAGCGGAAGACCCCCTTGGCCTACCTGCTTAGCTACCTGGATTTCGTGGAGCTGGCCAAGGCCTTTGGCCCCATCGGGGGCCTAAGCGCCCTCACCGCCCTTATCCGCCAGCAGAAGGCCCAAGCGGAAGCGGCAGGGGGAAGGGTGCTCCTTTTGGATGGCGGGGACACCTGGACCAACTCCGGCCTCTCCCTCCTCACCCAGGGGGAAGCCCTGGTGGAATGGCAGAACCTCGCGGGGGTGGACCACATGGTCTCCCACTGGGAGTGGACCCTGGGGCGGGAGCGGGCGGAGGCCCTTTTCCAAGGGCTTAAGGGGGAGCACCTTTCCTACAACGTGGTGGATGAGCTTTTCGGCGACCCCCTTTACCCCGCCTACCGGATCCACCAGATGGGCCGCTACGCCCTGGCCATCGTGGGGGCCACCTACCCTTACGTGAAGGTTTCCCACCCCGAGGAGTTCACCCAAGGCCTTTCCTTTGCCCTGGACGAGCGCCGTTTGCAGGAGGCCGTGGACCAAGCCCGGGCCGAGGGGGCGGATGCGGTGGTCCTTCTCTCCCATAACGGCCTGCAGCTGGACGCGGCCTTGGCCGAGCGGGTGAAGGGGATCGACCTGATCCTTTCCGGGCACACCCACGACCTCACCCCTTCCCCCTGGCGGGTGGGCAAGACCTGGATCGTGGCGGGAAGCGCGGCCGGCAAGGCCCTGATGCGGGTGGACCTGGAGCTTTTCAAGGGGGGCATCGCCAACTTAAGGGTTCGGATCCTGCCGGTTCTGGCCCACCATCTCCCGGGGGCTCCCGACGTGGAGGCCTTTTTGGAGAGGACCCTGGCTCCCCACCGCCAGCACCTCTTTGAACCCCTGGCGGTCTCCGAGTCCTTGCTGTACAAGCGGGACACCCTGTACTCCACCTGGGATGAGCTGGTGGGGCGGGCGGTCAAGGCCCTTTACCCGGAGGTGGACCTGGTCTTCAGCCCGGCGGTGCGCTGGGGCACCACCATTCTTCCCGGCCAGGCCATCACCCGGGATCACCTCTACGCCTACCTGGGCTTTACCTACCCTGAGCTTTACCTCTTCTGGCTAAGGGGGGAGCAGATCCGGAACACCCTCGAGGACATCGCCAGCAACGTGTTTACCCCCGATCCCTTCTACCAGCAGGGCGGGGACGTGAGCCGGGTCTACGGTATTCGCTATGTTTTGGACCCCGATGCCCCCACCGGCAAGCGCATCCGGGAGATAGAGGTGGGGGGCAAGCCCTTGGATCCCAACCGCCGGTATCTGGCGGCCTCCTATGGGGGAAGGCTCCAGCGGGTGGGGGAGGCCAAGGGGGGGTACGAGCCCAGGCCCATCTACCAGGTCCTCGAGGAGTACCTGAGGGCCGAGGGGCGGGTGAAGGTTCTGCCCCAGCCCAACGTGAGGGTTATCGGGCGCAACTACCGCATACCGGAGGTGAGTTCATGAGGAAGAAAGTCGGATTAATACTGGCCTTGGTCTTGCTTCTAGGGCTCGGCCTGACCCAGATGAGCCCTTTCAGGGCCCGCCTCGAGGCGGCTTTGCATGCGGGTGGGCGCGAGTTTGCCCAGGTGATGCTCTCCCAGGACAAGGGCCAGGCCCTTTGCTCCCAGTACCGGGACAAGCTTCCCCCTGACCTTATCCCGGGCTTCCTGGCGGAGCAGAAGGCCCTCATCCAGTATCCGGCAAGCGGCAAGCTCATGGGGGACTGGAAGAACGGGGAGAAGGTTTTCACCGATCCCAAGCGGGGTAACTGCTATGCCTGCCACGCCGGGGTGGCCAGCGAGGTGGCCCACGGCACCATGGGCCCGAGCCTGACCAACTATGGGCAACGGGGCACCTCGGAGGCAGTGGTGCGCTACACCTACGAGAAGATCTACAACGCCTGGGCCTTTGTGCCCTGCTCCCTCATGTACCGGGGCGGGGTGCACCGCCTCTTCACCCCCGAGGAGACCGCCGACCTGGTGGCCTTCCTCCTGGACCCCGAGTCCCCCATCAACCGGAGGTGAGCCATGAGGAGAAAGAACCGTTACTTCTTCCTGGGCGTATTGGCCTTGGGGACCCTGGTGGGCGTGGGGGCCTACACCCAGCAGCAAAAGCCCCTGGACCCCTTTGAGGAGGCCATGCGGCAGCGGCAGATGTACCTGGAGACCTTTGGTGTGCTCCCTGGGGAGCTTTTCGTGGAGGAAGGGAAGGAGCTCTTCTTCCGTAAGGGGCCAAGCGGCAAGACCCTCGAGGAGTGTGATTTCGGCAAGGGGAAGGGGGTTTTGGAGGGGGTCTATGCCATCCTCCCCAAGTACTTCCCCGACTCCAAGCGGGTGGAGGACCTGGAAACCCGGGTCTACACCTGCATGCAGACCGTCCAAGGGTACAAGCCCAGCGAGATCAAGCGGGAGGAGGTCCGGGCCATCACCACCTACATCGCCTCCTTCTCCTCCAAGGCTAAGATCCAGGTGGTGCCCAAGCACCCCGCGGAGCTGGCCATGTACAACCTGGGGCGGGAGCTTTGGTACACCCGCGCGGGGGCAAGGGACATGAGCTGCGCGGTCTGCCACGACCAGTATGCGGGGCAAAGGGTGCGGCTTTCCCCGGTCAGGAGCCCCAAGCAGGGCCTGGGGAACGAGTGGCCCGCCTACCGCTTTGAGGAGGACAAGCTCTACACCATGCAAGACCGTATAGATTTCTGCTACGAATCCATCGCCATCCCCAAGCCGGAGTACTACTCGGATGTCCACATCGCCCTGACGGTGTACATGCTGGCCGAGGCCACCAAGGCTGGGCACTCCTTTGAGGAGCTGCCCTTCTTTACCCGCTAGCCATGCGCCGCCGCGACCTCCTTGCCGTGCTTCCCCTCCTCTCCCTGGCCCGGGCCCAGGGGGGAGGGGGAGCGGGCGGGGATTGGGTGAGGGCCTTTGGGGAGTTCATCCAACGCGTGCCCCCTGCCAGCTACCTGGTGTACCCCACCGAGGCCAAGGACCTCTTCCTCTTTGATCCCTTCATCCTGGACGTGCGCACCGAAGAGGAGCGGAAAAAGGGGTATATCCCGGGTTCGGTGCACATCTACGCCGGCCAGGTGCCAGACCGCCTGGCTGAGCTTCCCAAGGATAAGGAGACCTTGATCCTGGTCTACTGCAACTCGGGAAGCGTTTCGGCGGTGGTGGCCGCATATTTGCAGGCGCTGGGCTATAAGAATGCCAAGAACATTGCCCATGGGTTCAAAGGCTGGCTGGACGCTGGCCTGGAGGTGGAAGGAGGTTCGCAATGAGGAAGCTTTTGGCTCTGGTAGCCCTTTTGGGCTTAGGCTTGGCGCAGTCCTTGCTGGTGGAGGTTAGGGGTTCTTTGGAGGAGGTGGAGGCCAAGACCCTTCAGGCCCTTAAGTCGGTGGGCCTCGAGCCGGATCGGGTGCTGAACCTGGGGGAGCAGGTGCGCCAGGTGACAGGCCCGGGCTTCCCCGAGTACCGCCTGGTGGTGCTTAAGCCGGATAGGGGAAGCATCGAGGCGGTTTCCAAGAACCCCATGGCCGCCATTGTTCTTCCCCCCACGGTCTTTATCACCGGTCAAGGGGGGAAGTACATGGTGGGCACCTTTGACGGGCGGCTCCTCTTCTCCATGCTCCAGGTCTATGGGGGCGAGGTGGAGCGGCTGGTGTGGCGCCTCGAGGGGGCCCTGGGGCGGCTTGGCATTGTGAAGCGCCTGCCCCCCGCCATGATGCCCGATCCCGCCAGCGGCATGATGCCGGCCCTCCTGTACCGGGTACCCTCCGCCAAGGTGGAGGACGTGGTCCTCATGGTGGAAACGGAGCTCACCTCCAACGGTCTTAACCTTCTCCCCAACGTAAAGGTGGGCCCGGTGACGGTGATCATGCCCTGCAAGAGCGAATGGGCCAGGGTTATGTTCCTTGCCCAGCCTGCGGGAGGCTTTGCCGCTCCTTGCCGCTTCTTCGCCATGCAGATGGGCAACGACGTCTTGGTGGGGGCCATCGAGCCCATGCTCATGACCATCATGCCCGGGGTGATGGGCACCCCGGCGGTGGCCATGCTCCAGGAGGCCCGCCAGGTGATGACGGAGATCTTGGAAGCCACGGGCGGGGCTCCTTACCGCCCTGGCCAATAAAGGAGGGAGTATGAGCAAGGTGAATCGGCGTCAGGTTTTGAAGACGGGTGCGGCCTTGGCCGCGGCAGGGGCCCTTTCGGGTTCGGCCTTTGCCCAGGAGTTCTATAGCCGCCCGGCCACCCTGCTTCCCCGCACGCGCAAGCCCCGAGTGGTGGTGATCGGGGGCGGCTGGGGCGGCACCACGGTGGCCCGGAAGCTGGTCCAGTCCGGGGTGGACGTGGAGGTGGTGCTTATTGAACAGAAGCCCATCTTCATGTCCTGCCCCATGTCCAACCTCTTCCTGGCGGGGGTCAAGCCCCTGGAGTGGTTGGTCTTTGACTACACCCACGTGGTCAAGGACGGGGTGATCTTCGTTCAGGAAAGGGTCTTGGACATCAACCGGGACCGCCGCCTGGTGCGAACCGCTGGTGGGTACATCGGTTACGACTACTTGGTCCTGGCCCCGGGCATCGACTACATGTACGAGGCCATCCCCGGGTACGCGGAGGTGAAGCACCTCATGCCCGTGGGCTTCAAGCCCTTTGAGCACATCGCCTTGAGGCGGATGCTGGACCAGTTTGACGAGACGGGCGGGGAGCTGGTCATGTACATCCCTAACCCCCCTTACCGTTGCCCTCCTGGGCCCTACGAGCGGGCGGCCATGCTGGCCTGGCGGCTTAAGGAGAAGGGAGTTAAGGGGAAGGTCATCGTTCTAGACGCCAACCCCCAGCCCATCTCCAAGGCCCCGGGCTTCCTGGCCGCCTACAACGACCTCTACAAGGACTACCTGGAGTACGTGCCCAACACCAAGATCACCGGCCTGGACTACGGGAAGAAGGTGGTGAAGACGGAGCTTGGGGACGTGCCCTTCACCGTGGCCGATATCATCCCCCCCATGAAGGCGGGGGAGCTGGTGCGGGTGGCGGGCCTGGGAGAGCGCTGGGCCAACGTGAAGATCCCCTACTTCCTCTCCGAGAAGGATGACCGCATCTA includes these proteins:
- a CDS encoding DUF815 domain-containing protein — translated: MGPMELPKTPLDLLDLDLPRGEPWGYAFAQSLLKAPWAWRALRPTPGLMQLLRQDLEALSLELEERRREYPLADLGERPPYPAEEEALAALLARNPEALARVLQAHGPYPFALYRTFRFFGEVRPLENPRLPREDELLGYEEQLKALKANALRFLSGKPALHTLLYGARGTGKSTAAKSLLHLPQARMVEVEPKALDHLESLLERLALLPHRFFLFLDDLSLDPKEEAFHHLKALLEGSLEGPPENVLLVATSNRRHLVRHLGENPLPGEGPTAWDALQDALALSERFGLVLTFPPFDKALYLQAVVHHLGRSLTPKEEAEALRFALQKGFSGRVARQFALSQLGTTP
- a CDS encoding thiamine diphosphokinase, whose amino-acid sequence is MRRFALLLGGPLLVGEGLRERLKGYRLMAADSGGRHALALGLPLELWLGDFDSSPPWLQHILPAPKEVLPREKDLTDGEALVGKALELGAKEILLLGGIGGRLDHTLAHLELAFLLAEKGVRAELADGLTRAFPLLPGLHTFPLEKGASFSLLPFPEATLAVEGARWNLPPTPLKATTLTLENQALGPIRIRVERGRAVLYLF
- a CDS encoding ABC transporter ATP-binding protein is translated as MLELSLEKRFPGFQLALDLTALEGEVLALLGPSGSGKSTLLKLITGLLSPDRGFVRFGGRDLTPLPPERRGIGFLFQDYALFPHLTVAENIAFGLVEARWPRKEREARVKELLERMELVSHARKRPQELSGGEQQRVALARALAPRPRLLLLDEPLGALDLRLREELLFFLRRTLRREGVTTLVVTHDQGEAFLLAHRVALLRQGRIVQVGLPEEVYARPKDLWTARFLGHKNLLSPEESRALGLPARPHLLPPKALRLGGEHPGEVEERLFFGSRVGLWVRLGTVRLYLEALEGPPEGAQVHLHLDLSQAVPLEG
- the cycA gene encoding cytochrome C-552 yields the protein MKRTLTALLLIGSLAFAQADGAKLYAQCAGCHQANGQGLPGAFPPLAGHVAEILNPKGGREYLIKVLLWGLQGSIEVKGMKYNGAMPAYNGLKDEEIAALLNHIATAWGDDKKVQGFKPFTAAEVKALRDKKLTPQQVLEERKKLGLK
- a CDS encoding SoxW family protein: MYAYRVLWSLLVLTLAAALAAPDFGRWYPFGAALDLARAHGRVVLVYFHSPHCPYCDQMNTFVLSDPQVSQLLEDRFVVASVGTETPEGQELARRYRVPGTPTFVFLAFRKGAWEEVGRFFGSRPRAQFLAELRQMCAKGGVCE
- the soxY gene encoding thiosulfate oxidation carrier protein SoxY, coding for MNRRAFLRTTGVALGAVALAGLPVRAQGLEGEDLANLEKALQAVLGKGFKDLTPSNAIKLTMPAIAESGANVPAEVEVNLPSDQVKAIHLFADKNPTPHLVAFMPMKALPYYATRVRLAETSAIRAVVETADGKLLLASASTRVTVGGCG
- the soxZ gene encoding thiosulfate oxidation carrier complex protein SoxZ, producing the protein MAIRTIVRLTPAKPKAGENFKLQVVAQHPNEPGTRKDAEGKVIPAKYINQVEVYFEGEKVAEAKPGPSTSANPLYGFMFKAEKAGTFTVKLKDTDGDTGEGTVKLELA
- the soxA gene encoding sulfur oxidation c-type cytochrome SoxA, which codes for MALRGWWWVVGLFLLGLALAQAEVDPREEAKRQKQLLLETAGILPTELIVEQGKELFNRKGPNGKTMAECDFGLGKGVLEGAAARLPRYFLDTGRVEDLDSRILTCMTRVQGFRPDQIKRQEVVAIAFYIASFSTGKPIQVRLLFPQERELYALGEKLFYARSGARDVGCATCHVSYVGRRAGVLPYADVLGKDKSWTHWPAYRYSNDQIWTMQDRIRACYGNIGHPQPALYSLPILALELFMAYQNNGAVVEEWPAFVR
- the soxX gene encoding sulfur oxidation c-type cytochrome SoxX — protein: MKAKRLIPILLAAPLVVALAQSYFGPSELEAIQTGGKAYAEVFLNQRPDQALCSLHRNRLPADTLPKFLEEQRALIQYPASGKLMGDWRKGGAIFNNLQKANCFSCHFGSPVHLGGDVGPSLEKYGLNRGQSEAVQRYTYEVIYNAWAFFPCTVMYRFGAQGLLTPEEIADVVAYLLDPESDFNTKPAVGSK
- the soxB gene encoding thiosulfohydrolase SoxB yields the protein MNRRELLFWISALAGLGPKALAQVLENPSRLYDLPPYGNATLLYFSDLHGQAFPHHFMEPPNLIAPKPLMGRPGYLTGETVLRYYGVERKTPLAYLLSYLDFVELAKAFGPIGGLSALTALIRQQKAQAEAAGGRVLLLDGGDTWTNSGLSLLTQGEALVEWQNLAGVDHMVSHWEWTLGRERAEALFQGLKGEHLSYNVVDELFGDPLYPAYRIHQMGRYALAIVGATYPYVKVSHPEEFTQGLSFALDERRLQEAVDQARAEGADAVVLLSHNGLQLDAALAERVKGIDLILSGHTHDLTPSPWRVGKTWIVAGSAAGKALMRVDLELFKGGIANLRVRILPVLAHHLPGAPDVEAFLERTLAPHRQHLFEPLAVSESLLYKRDTLYSTWDELVGRAVKALYPEVDLVFSPAVRWGTTILPGQAITRDHLYAYLGFTYPELYLFWLRGEQIRNTLEDIASNVFTPDPFYQQGGDVSRVYGIRYVLDPDAPTGKRIREIEVGGKPLDPNRRYLAASYGGRLQRVGEAKGGYEPRPIYQVLEEYLRAEGRVKVLPQPNVRVIGRNYRIPEVSS
- the soxX gene encoding sulfur oxidation c-type cytochrome SoxX produces the protein MRKKVGLILALVLLLGLGLTQMSPFRARLEAALHAGGREFAQVMLSQDKGQALCSQYRDKLPPDLIPGFLAEQKALIQYPASGKLMGDWKNGEKVFTDPKRGNCYACHAGVASEVAHGTMGPSLTNYGQRGTSEAVVRYTYEKIYNAWAFVPCSLMYRGGVHRLFTPEETADLVAFLLDPESPINRR
- the soxA gene encoding sulfur oxidation c-type cytochrome SoxA, translating into MRRKNRYFFLGVLALGTLVGVGAYTQQQKPLDPFEEAMRQRQMYLETFGVLPGELFVEEGKELFFRKGPSGKTLEECDFGKGKGVLEGVYAILPKYFPDSKRVEDLETRVYTCMQTVQGYKPSEIKREEVRAITTYIASFSSKAKIQVVPKHPAELAMYNLGRELWYTRAGARDMSCAVCHDQYAGQRVRLSPVRSPKQGLGNEWPAYRFEEDKLYTMQDRIDFCYESIAIPKPEYYSDVHIALTVYMLAEATKAGHSFEELPFFTR
- a CDS encoding rhodanese-like domain-containing protein, producing the protein MRRRDLLAVLPLLSLARAQGGGGAGGDWVRAFGEFIQRVPPASYLVYPTEAKDLFLFDPFILDVRTEEERKKGYIPGSVHIYAGQVPDRLAELPKDKETLILVYCNSGSVSAVVAAYLQALGYKNAKNIAHGFKGWLDAGLEVEGGSQ
- a CDS encoding translation initiation factor 2, which codes for MRKLLALVALLGLGLAQSLLVEVRGSLEEVEAKTLQALKSVGLEPDRVLNLGEQVRQVTGPGFPEYRLVVLKPDRGSIEAVSKNPMAAIVLPPTVFITGQGGKYMVGTFDGRLLFSMLQVYGGEVERLVWRLEGALGRLGIVKRLPPAMMPDPASGMMPALLYRVPSAKVEDVVLMVETELTSNGLNLLPNVKVGPVTVIMPCKSEWARVMFLAQPAGGFAAPCRFFAMQMGNDVLVGAIEPMLMTIMPGVMGTPAVAMLQEARQVMTEILEATGGAPYRPGQ